Below is a window of Arabidopsis thaliana chromosome 2, partial sequence DNA.
TCAGGATCGGAATTATCGGGAGGATGATTAGGGATGAGAGGAGCACGAACATCGGAAGATGAGTCGACGTCTTGGTCATCAGGATCGTAATCGGGATTGAGAGATCTGTCGATGGCTTCACGGCCCGACTCCAGGCAAGGCTTACAAGCTAACTCTATCGTTATCCATCCCAAGATTATTCCGGCTATTGCTATCACCGCGCTTGTTATCGCCGCCATTgagatctctctttctctctttctcagaTGCCTCCGACTCTGTATTCACGCATTTGCTTGACTCTTCACCACAATTATGGAGGAGATTGAGAAAATGTCAATTATGCCCCACTGTTCTTTTGAGTATATTCTTTTTTCGTCGGCACGAATTATGACAATTTTGTTACCTAAtgattagtatttttattgatttatgtTCTTCTGATGTAAAATGAGTAAGTGGTGAAACCGCTATTACGATTTGTTATTATCAACTAATAATGTTCCAgaaggtttttggttttgtacaATGTTGTAATACGATCattttctgaagaaaaaaagtagtgTATGTGAATATGGAAGTTATTAtctatagaaaatataaatgttcATATCATAAGAGTAAAATTCAGAGTTTTCATTTCACAAGCATTTTCCATCGAAGACAAACagtaacaaaaagtaaaaaagggtaaaacacAATCACCGTAAAAAAAGCAATTACTGGCAAAGTTGTTCGACGGCAGTGACGATCTGAGCTGGCTGAACAACCGTCCATTCTTCCAATGTACCGGCGTAAGGAGTTGGGACATCCTGAGAAGACAAACACATCACCGGAGCATCTAAGTAATCATGAAAGTTCTCGTTTATTGCAGCCGTCAAACTGGCTCCGATTCCTCCCGTTCTCATACATTCCTCCACAATCAAAACCCGGTGTGTCTTCTTCACCGAGTTTCCAATTGTGTAGAGATCAAACGGCTTCAACGACCTTATGTCGATAACCTCTGGATCATACCCTTTGTTCACCAGCGTCTTTGCAGCCTGCATTACATGGTACCTGATACAAGTACTCTATTAGTTCTGTgttgtttcaatttcaatgaaGAAGAGCTTTTGGTTGTGATTTAGTACCTCATCCTTGAATACGTCAGTATCGTGATGTGTTCACCGGGTCTGACCATTTCTGCTTCTTCCAGATTACATATGTATTCTTCATCCGGAATACTCTCCTTGAGGTTATAGAGCAGAACGTGTTCAAACAGAATCACAGGATTCTCACTTCTTATCGCCGCTTTCATCAATCCTTTAGCGTTGTAAGGTGTTGAGCAAGCCACCATCTGGATCCCAGGGATTGACTGGAAGTAAGACTCGAGACGCTGGGAATGCTCGGCTCCGAGCTGCCGGCCCACACCTCCAGGCCCACGGATAACAACCGGGATAGTGAATTGACCACCGGATGTATAGTGAAGCATACCACAGTTGTTGGAGATTTGGTTGAAGGCTAAGAGTAGAAACCCCATGTTCATACCTTCGATGACGGGTCTTAGTCCTGTCATGGCGGCTCCAATGCCCATACCGGTGAAGGCGTTTTCACAGATTGGAGTGTCCAGAACCCTGAGATCGCCAAACTTATCAGCTAGGCCTTTAGTTACTTTGTATGAGCCTCCGTAATGGCCTACATCTTCACCCATGACACATACATGTGGATCTCTGtccatctcttcttctagACCTTCTTGAAGAGCCTCGAAAAGTAATAGCTCATGTCTGCACAAGTTAAATTTAGTTATGCTTATGCTGTGGCAAAAGGCATAAACCTTACATGGAAGTAGGTTTTATATCTCACAGaacatacagagataagaGCAAGAAATGTGCTACTTGGAACAATGGATGCATAAGTGAAAATGCATACGCTTGAATTTGTAGGCTTTGAGGATGTAGATACAAATTATACGTAACCTCACATGAACTACTACTAATAAAACACAAGATTCAATCAAGCAGAAGCAGTATCATAGATCTAATGCACTATAGATGAGCAATGCCAATCACAATTAACTACCAAACTAGAGAGAACTTTTTCTTCCAATTAACAGCCATGATAATGATCAAGAGttcaaaattagtaaaatcGATGCATGAAACCATTAGCATAAGAAGTTAAGTAACAAAGGATGCAGAACAT
It encodes the following:
- a CDS encoding uncharacterized protein (unknown protein; FUNCTIONS IN: molecular_function unknown; INVOLVED IN: biological_process unknown; LOCATED IN: plasma membrane, vacuole; EXPRESSED IN: 24 plant structures; EXPRESSED DURING: 15 growth stages; Has 43 Blast hits to 43 proteins in 9 species: Archae - 0; Bacteria - 0; Metazoa - 0; Fungi - 0; Plants - 43; Viruses - 0; Other Eukaryotes - 0 (source: NCBI BLink).) is translated as MAAITSAVIAIAGIILGWITIELACKPCLESGREAIDRSLNPDYDPDDQDVDSSSDVRAPLIPNHPPDNSDPDPTTAIKSV
- a CDS encoding Transketolase family protein (Transketolase family protein; FUNCTIONS IN: pyruvate dehydrogenase (acetyl-transferring) activity, zinc ion binding, transketolase activity; INVOLVED IN: pollen tube development; LOCATED IN: chloroplast, chloroplast envelope; EXPRESSED IN: 22 plant structures; EXPRESSED DURING: 14 growth stages; CONTAINS InterPro DOMAIN/s: Transketolase, C-terminal (InterPro:IPR005476), Transketolase-like, C-terminal (InterPro:IPR015941), Transketolase, C-terminal/Pyruvate-ferredoxin oxidoreductase, domain II (InterPro:IPR009014), Transketolase-like, pyrimidine-binding domain (InterPro:IPR005475); BEST Arabidopsis thaliana protein match is: pyruvate dehydrogenase E1 beta (TAIR:AT1G30120.1); Has 14271 Blast hits to 14261 proteins in 2406 species: Archae - 196; Bacteria - 9106; Metazoa - 476; Fungi - 223; Plants - 259; Viruses - 0; Other Eukaryotes - 4011 (source: NCBI BLink).) — its product is MSAILQGAGAATALSPFNSIDSNKLVAPSRSSLSVRSKRYIVAGSDSKSFGSSLVARRSEPLIPNAVTTKADTAASSTSSKPGHELLLFEALQEGLEEEMDRDPHVCVMGEDVGHYGGSYKVTKGLADKFGDLRVLDTPICENAFTGMGIGAAMTGLRPVIEGMNMGFLLLAFNQISNNCGMLHYTSGGQFTIPVVIRGPGGVGRQLGAEHSQRLESYFQSIPGIQMVACSTPYNAKGLMKAAIRSENPVILFEHVLLYNLKESIPDEEYICNLEEAEMVRPGEHITILTYSRMRYHVMQAAKTLVNKGYDPEVIDIRSLKPFDLYTIGNSVKKTHRVLIVEECMRTGGIGASLTAAINENFHDYLDAPVMCLSSQDVPTPYAGTLEEWTVVQPAQIVTAVEQLCQ